tgcttttaatttttaatgatgtaaaatattttacacaaccATTTAATCACAAGTGTTGTTTGGATGatcatttatataattaatataaaaatagttatttttattaatatgacaTTATATTAATGAAAtgtacaaataaaataattttacattaattatatattaaaattatatatatatatatatatatatatatatatatatatatatatatatatatatatataatgactcCATTAAATAATGTGTTTGtcttcatatttaaaaaaaattattttctgttaaataaaattatattattaaatataaatacaatgataaaacgttacgtattatataaatttaatttatttagaatgaaaaaaataacatctattcaaataataataataataataataataataataataataataataataataataataataataataataattgttattaTTTTGTGACACTAGTCTATTTATTAATTATCCAAAATCAAACCTAAtttctcaaatataaataaaaatattagtatttagTAGTTTTCTTAAAAGTTGATTGATGGATATAGACATCATTtaacattattatttatttttgttgttttataaTTTTAGTCTTACATACAATAATTGTTTCCattgaaattatttttaccataaatattataaaaattaattcttcaattaaatgacaaaaattgttaaataattgcttaataaaaaaaagaaatattgattttCTATCTCTACAGGGACGGATTTATGTTATAGGGTACGGGGGCAAGCGccccactacaatttgaaatttttttgagtaatatatgataataatatttatttgccccactaaattattaaatttgaccccacaataattttttactcaacttttggtacataataattaatttaagaattttatattagatgtctattagaataatcaattatcAATTTAAATGAGATTAgtgttttttcttaaaaatcaacttgaaagagtattatttatcttcttttaaaattagttttttttcatAGCAACTAcgttaattgaaagaactttctCAATTATGAATATCGGTAAGAGTTGATTCTAATTgtataaaaagtaaattttaaataattgtttagtgatatatatatatatatatatatatatatataaagaaagaaagaTGTTTTGATTGTATTGTTAAGAAAAagattacttaatttttttaaaataaaaatctaaaaaatagaattttaaattatatgttaacgtttaaattactattttagtattttaatttgtaaattagatATTTCAGagattaatcatattttacaataacaaaatataattataataatcatGCTATATGTTCGTAAAAAAGAACTACATGTATAgaatacatattgaaatacaaaatacacattgaaaataaattaaaaaatacatgtaTGTACACATATACATAATagttaatagataatttaatagctaatttttatatacacataataattttattataaaaattattattatattatatatattttgcccctaatgtcaaaattttctggatccgtcactgtcTATATATGAAGAAAATCTTGTGGTTGTTTGATCAACTATAATAGGTGTATaccaaaattagttattagtataaaatacatgttaaaatataaatatacattaaaaataaattaaaccacatatatatttatatacaaatatattggtggctgattttaatagctaattttagtgtacaaataacatttttattgtttgattgaaattttattttttttacatcatgattttattctattttatttatttatttttgtatttcttaCATAATTATAGtaaactttttatatattttttaactattttgctataatatttttatgtattatataaaaaaataataaaaatataatttgatacATACTAATTACTTGCAAGATGCtagtattaataataaatatatgttGCAATATTTCAAAAGattgaaaaaaaagttttaaattaatataatttttgacatattaattaaactattaaaaatttgattaatatACGTGTTCATACCAtgatttaaaacataaaattagGTCCAATAGCCCACAAAAAGATGACATATTTTTACTTGCAGGACTTCTTAAGAGGTGACGACGACGTGTGAACAGCCTGATCATTTGAATAAGCAACTGAATATTAAAATATCTTCTACTATCTTTCTATTCTATTTAAAAGGAAGATCTCaacaaatttttaagataaaaggaATACTACTCTCACCTCCTCACGAGAAACTCGAACGGCGACACCTCGACTCCAGCACAAGTGAGATGCCATCTTAGAAGAAATCTAAACCTCATGTTCAGACCACATCACCGTTTCAAATAACTTCAAAACAATACCTAAAATATCTAAATAGGTgcacatttaaattttttcatattatttttgtcTCCACTATTAAAATTTTCTGATCCCTAGTACCAAAATTTACTTCTAATgacctaaaaattaaaatacagaaGACCATTCTAGTTGATGTTGATGTACATATGAAACTCATTTGAGGGGCAATGTAAGTGCAGTCGCAGTAAGGAGATTAACGCTAACAGTGACAGATATCTTGGTTTctatatagataaaaaaaaagtcTTAACAAGGAGAGAGGGTGGCTTTCAAAGCATTTATTAGGATGACAATGTCTTTAACGACTTTGAGTATTCGATCATACATAGACATAACAAGAGACAAAACGCTTTTGGCAACCAAAAGAAGAGATAAAAGGATATTAAAAGAATCATGTTCTCTAGTCTTTATCAGTTCCAACGAAAATTTCTTAATTTGTTTTGTGTAGTTGAAAAGAATTCATGGCAGCATGCCGAAATGGAATGAAATCCTTCATAGTAGTAATTGTTTTTACTTCAATAAAGCCAAACAAATAGATACTAGGTACAGGTGCCTACTCTGGTAGATAACTCTTCAATGcaagagacaaaattaaaaaattgggaCTACTGGGTACAGATTACAGAGACAACACAACACAATCTCAATCCTGTTCTCACTCGCCCACTTAATTCATTGTTATTCATAGCTCACAACCACATTGTTACGAGTATTTAATATCTAAATACTGTGTGATTTTCTCATGGAAGAATTGAGCTTGAAATAATATCAAATATGTAACCTTTTGAAATATGATAGTTGAATGGTTCGGAAGGAGCGGCTGTGGTGGCCACAGCCATCAAACGGAACATAATGGAGCTGCAATTAGGAGACTTAAATGAGCCAAGTCATAATTATTGATGGGGCTTCTTCTGTAACACCAGAAACAACCTACATCTACATGGACCACATTCTATGTGAGAATTCCAGTACTAGTCCTACTTCCAATGCTGGACCATATATGGAATTCCAGCACTACTCCAACTATTAGTAATCTTCACTACGTGCCATGAAAATGAGACCATCATTCATTCATTGACGCAGCAATAGTTCGAGGGTTATTGATAGACCttcattactttcttttcttgtcAATGTAGTTGGGCATTTCTACTGTATAAATAATGTGGGATCGGTAAAGTGATAAATGGAGGAGTTAATCACTCTTAAATTAAGATAGTGGGACGCACATTTCATGGAAGTTACAAAATCAATGGTGACCATTACAAAAAAGTTACTCACGCTTGGTTGGTTCAGGTAATAATTCCACATTCTTCTTGAGCAACATTTCAGGTTAGAGTCTTATAAATGTCAAAAATGAATACAACTAAGGAAATTGAGTAGTAAACTGAGATTTGATATGCAATTCAGCAATTCTATTCTTCAAATCCCACATATTATACAGTTTGACTTTTTACTTCCTTTCATTGTGGTTGAGATGAAGGAAGGTAAAGGCAAAGTGTTCctttaattgattttattttttttttagaaaagaaaagacaagAAAAGAAGTATTTGTTAAGTCAATATTTTCTAAGCCAATCCATATATTCAAAGGGAGGAGGAGAGAATATTGATCTCATCTACAATCTTTCTATGTGCTCTGGAGCTGTATAGCAATTGCATCCCCAGCATCAATGAAACAAATCATATACAGAATAAACAGAAGCAAAATTATGTGCATAGCAAGTATCTAAAACTAAACTCATATGGCATAATTTGTACAAATTGTAAGAGGGGTTCGGTTTTTCTATTCTCAAGGAACTTAATGGCTTCTTTCCCTATTTCGCTTGGTAATTGGAGGCATATCCAATCCAGCAAAGATTCCAAGTCTTTTGCAAAGTCCAGTAAGTACCAATCTAGCAGCTTTGGGATAGCAAACTTTGAAGTTGAAATTCCAACTGCAGCCTGCAAGTATTCTCTTTTCGCTGCTTCGAGTTGGTTCTCGACCTGTGATGCTGTGTAAACTCTGACCTGCATTTGCCACAGTTCATGAATCAGCAATGAAACAATGCagataataaaattttagaaGTTTACTTTGTGTAATGAATAAAACTTACAGCAGGAGAGGACCAAGTTCCACATGAGAGAGCAAATGTCACCAAGGGTTCTGATAATTCCAATCCATATATGCTTCTTACTGTCATTTCATGATTCTTCGCTCCCTTTGATGTCTGTTTAGAATTCAGCTGTAAGAAGTCTTAGTAATTATCTATATATTCCAATCTAAGGAAAACTCAGACTTCATATGAACAAAGCTTACCAATTTCCAATGATAAGGAAGCCTTAGAATGCAATGCTCTATCGTTGTTGCGCTTAGCAAGTGTCCACCCACATTTATTGTTGTCTGAATAATGAAGAAAACAGAATAAATTCTTAAGCATGTCAATGCTATAACTGCAAGAACATGCAACATATAAGAAGAAATACAAGTCCCGAGCAGTTCATACCTTGTGCATCAATGCAACAACTGTTTCGGGACTCTCCGGTAAGCCGTGCTCATTGAATGCCTGAATAAAAGCACAATTTTCAATTAGATATTACAAAGGTTCTAAAAGAGGttaaaaatgaaaaagtaaaacTAAACATTGTTCAAAAAGGTATAAATGACGTACATTCATCATACAAGAGTTATATATGTTGATCCAGAATGCAAGCTTCTCCTGATGATTGAGATTCTCTAAGTTGACAGAGGAAAGTTTCCTCAAAAGAAGCCTGCAAGTTTCAGGATATTAAAATACTGCAACATCTGATTGACACACACAACATGAATAGTTGAAAAGAAGGTAAATAGTAAGTATCACATACTTCAATCGATGCTGCAGAAACAAAGAATTAGCAGTTCGTTTTGGACTGAAGGATTCAGCTTCAATTGCACGGAATTGCTTGTACGGACCAATATCCATCTCTCCAAATTCTAAACATGTACCATATGGATCCTGAAACCATGTTTCTTTAGTACAGTTTCGAGATTTCGGATCTCGCAACATGCCAGCTGTAGAATCCGGATACTTGACAGTACTCATTCTCAAAAGAATGCTTGATAAGCACTTGAGAATATTTTCAGAGATTATGTTTGGACTTTCTTCATGATCTGTTGGTTCTGCCATTGGCTGGTCATTCACTCTTAGTTCTTGCTGCACAGTCTGAAATTTCACATTAGTTGACTTGAAAAAATTCTTCTGAGTTATTTTGATCTACTAGGACACAACTGAATCTGGATTAGAGATGCCAGACCTGTCTCTTTGGACGATGCCATGGTTTGTTGTGGAGGGGAAGTGTATTAATAGGAGTTTTTGTTGTTTTAGTTTTAGAATTGAACtgcttggtgttcttgtgagaaTTACTACATGACTGGTTCTCTTTTCCTTGCCTATCCTCTGCAATGCAAAAATCCATGAGAATTAGGTTGCAACTTTTATCATAGAACACACTTAAGGAGCAATTGTAGGAATTACTCACCGGGAAGTGTAATTGTTGGGGAAGGAGACTTCAATTTAACTAAACGAGATGAATGATCCATTTTCATCTTGGAGGATGATGTATATACAGCTTCTTGATACAAGTCCTGCCTGAAATGCATCACCTGCTCTTCAAGCCTTGCAATTTCTTCCTCCAGCACCGCCACCTCCGCAAGAAGTCCCAGGGTCTAGATTGATTCAGCAGTGACGGTGAGTATAAGATTTCAAATTTGATTGAATTGCAAAGTAGATTACTTGGGAAATACTAACATTGGGAGGGAGATAGGGAGGAAGACGAGGGAGAGCACCCAAGGGTCTGTTGAAAGCTCTCTGCAATGCCCTGTGGATGTTCTCTTCGTCcctaagcttcttcttcaacctctccACCTGAAAATTCAAATTCGTGAACAAAGCTTCAATTTTAAAATCAGGAATCGGTGCAGTGTCATTGCATTACGTCTTGTTGCAAGGCCAATTTTCTCTCCTTGCTGCTTGCTCTGCCTTTTCCTTGTGCCAAACTTTCCCGCATCTCTGCCTTTTCATTCAAGAGGTTAGGACCAACCTATGCAACGCAATAACATATAGGTTTATCTTtttctcaatgaatttccctttCACTTTATAGGGTGAGGATGTGTGTTGTGTAATATATTTCGGAAAAGAATTTCGACTTTTGAGAATTTTCTTCTCATTGGAACTGAAGCCATCCACAGTTTGTGATGATAAGTCTGAGAAGTGTTACGTTCTCATAATGAAATAATGAATAATAGTAGTAatagtttaataataataataataataataaaactagtGTATGGAACTTTGTTCACTGTAGCAACCGTTTTTCAAAAATACTAGTACCACATACACATATACACTCTTCTGAGTTCTGACAATAAAGCAGAGTTTAGTTCAATTACTCTATGATGATGATCATCATCATGTGCTCCTGTCTGAGCTTTCTTAGGCTCTAATCTCATCCTCCTTCTCGTGTCCATTTCTTCTCTTCCCTTGATGTGGCACTAATTCTGCAGCTAAAACAAATTCAATTCGGTGAGAAGAATGATGAAATCAATCAAATTGAAAGTAATAGTAAGATCGAGATCGGACCTTGTTCACTTGTAATCTAAAAATCAAGGGAAGCAGAAGGTGAATGGAGGCATCGTCATGGGGGGAAAGAAACATGTCATAGAGTGGAGTTGACAGCTATATATGAGAGTTCCACCGCTGTGCCTTTAAACTTAGTTTAACCGCTTCCACTTTGGATGAAAACACAGCAATGTTAATTTATGTAGGAAAGAGAGAGGAGgctgagagggagagagaaagagagaaagagagtgtgGTTTCATGAGAAAAAGACTCGATCGATGCGCATACAGCTTGTATAGCAAAAGTGCTCCAGTGCCCCCAGCAACCAAAATTGCACAAATTTttcgtatttattttatttttttggattttactagaaactaactttttttttccaataaattaacagaaaaaaaaaattctaaaatggtTGACcttaatatttttcttataattattcaaataaaaagttttttttgtaataaaactGTTAGATCACATATTTAATTAGAATAACATTAGAGAATCAATACTATAACAGTAAATTCAACTTATATTATAATAGattgtaaataaatttaatataaaattcattaaaaataattttttattgttttttgaattttaaatattttttaattcagtTTTGGATAGTGTTGCCTATGATGTTAGTAGTGCAATAATGAACCCAAGAATTTCTCATTTAATTTTACATCAAGATTAACCAGTAATTTTTACCATATAGATTCTCATTTTAAAGGGATGTGTTGAGGTGGGAGGATCCAATCAAATGGGCTATGGCGCTAAGCAATCATGAAAGAACGTGCGCTTTACCATTGCAGTTTACTATAAACATTTTTTTACTTATTAAGTTAATCAGTAACCGCAACGCAACGCTCCTCCATCTtaatttgttctttgtttttgcaCTTTTCCTTTATAAGCTAATATCCAGTACGATTCGTTTGTTCCGCTTCTAATCTAATATTCTATTCTACTAATCAAACTTGGCTCTTTTTTACGGGTTTGGTGGTTTTTGCCGGTGGATGCAttcaactaaattaaattaaaaaagataaataaaattaaaggagGCAAAAAGCTGCACCAATCACATGCCCTGCCCACCTAAaccattttattttttctctcccGGATCAACTTAGTTACTTAGGAAATTATATGATGGAAATTTATTTTCAACGAAAAAAGTATTGGTAGAAATTTTGTGGAAGGGAGACGATGGTGGTGCAACATCGTAAAGTATGCATATTTTTTTAGACCCACGCGTCCGTTGCTATGCTTGCCAGCTGGCAACCTTAATGTATGTGTCTTGGGAGTTTGGATAGATCTTCATTTctcttctatttattattttattaaacaaaaatataGGTAGATAAATAATAGAGGATATATACTCGATTgtcataatatatattatataaatagctGTCATATATATGAGATAAATTGTTAATTTGATGTGCACCAAAGTACTGCACAAATCCATAGCCCAATTGCATaagatgcaaatgttttgttgcGTATAATTGATAAATTTAACTTGGATTGAGAAAGCCAGTTGAAATGGATGACATAAACACAAGGAATCGCAGCTGAAACGGCAAAGAGATTGCATGATATggatgggtagctaggtataagCATGACTACAAGCTAGCCAacaagatattttattttatattatttttcttttacattcTTATAACACACATAATTTAATCATTATTATAGAAAGGAGGATAGATCATAGATGGGATGCGACTCTCACTGGTCACTTCATActttattctataaaagaaaatgGTACATAAACATTTTTCTAAGCTAAATGCTAACGCTTGCGTTTCAAACATGAACGAAGAAAGAATAAGTAGGGGGATCCACACACACCCTTAATTGTGTCCCCATCCACAGCCACGTGACAGTGACTCCAAATCACAAGCTGTTGTTACCCGCATCTTCCCCTTTAAATTTTAAGCATAAGTAGGTTATTGACTAATTAATGATTATGATTACATGTAATTTTAATAAGTTTAGCCAATTTTTCAGAAGGAGAAAGACCTCTAAAGTACCCTTTTCTTCTAAGAATGCAATATTAACTTTTCTGTTGCCAACTTCCCTCGAATTTGATCCCATAAGGAAGCCAATTTTATTCGCTACCATAATCTCCAAGCTTTCAGTGTGTcggatttattaattatttaattttagataagtAAGCATACTTACATATATGACTAATTGATCGAATCAAACCGGTTCGCTCACTGCTACCAAGTTTATTATTTCGTAGTTTAACAACGAACCACATCTGTATGATTTATATTTCGTGTATGGTTTTCGCAATAATTTAGGTGGTACGACGTGTGATTGTactattttgtattgattttacgTGATCCTATTAATCAGAGTTGCATATTGTTCTAGATGAAGCAGGAGTCCTAGCGCCATGCCTACGAAAACAATTCCGAAATTAAATAATGAACGTGTAGCGTAGTCCTCCTAGAACGGTGTCGGTGACCATCGATTGATACGttatcttaatatatatatatatatatatatatatatatatatatatatatatatatatatagagagagagaaacgGTTAATAGTGAAATTCGTCTTGAAATATCACTCGATTTTTAAATTAACACTCAAATAATTTTTGTAGTCATATTAATtctaaaataagttaaattaatACTTTTATCAGTTAAATAATAATGTATCATGTTAAATGTCATATAACATAATGTGATAGGTTAATGTCACATGTCACGTTTTAAGTCAGTGGCACCTAACACGTCACGTGCCActtaacatataaaaaatttatttataatcaaCATAATTCCTAAAAATACACGTAActacgtaagtcattttcattcctaaaattttaaaaattaatcaaattaatacttatataaatattttttattttttcataatattaaatttaaatattttttgatactactaattttaatattattttttaaaccttaataaataaaattctctttgtataacataataaaaataattaaattatcataaaattattttatcatttgtattttaaaattttatatttttaaaatgtaattttttgatagtaaaattttttatttaaacgtgTTTATCAAAtttattgattatatatttaaaaaatttaatattttgaatctcactaaataatataatagttattttaaaatttaaaattttaagattttttaaaattataatttttattattatttaatttatatggtaGAACTCAATAATTAGAAAATTGATTTGTGGgattatttgttgaattttaatattttaatataatttttttaaaaataactactatatttatttagtgaaatctaaaagattaaaatatgtaaaataattactATACTTATTTAATGATatccaaaatattaaaacttttagtatataattgataataatttgataaaattatttatattaaaaaaatttactacaAAAAAACTAGAACTCGAAaatgaaaaaactaaaaatacataTGAGAAAATAACTTTgtaacaatttaattatttttattatttgtttgaaatttttttattaaagtgtaaaaaataagattaaaatgaGTAGGattaagaaatattaaaaatttaatattatataaaaaagagaaatttacATGAAGactaatatgattaattttttaaatgttaggGATGAAAATAATTTACATGTGTATTTtaagggactaatttgattataaatatatttatgacATGTCAAATGACATGTGGCATACCAAGTGTCACTGATCTGAtatgtcaaccaatcatcttgtgacacgtgacATTAACCTACCACGTCATTATGTCACGTGATATTTAACGTGACACATCATCATCTATCTAACGAAAAAACCAATTTGACTTACGTTTTATCTTTCAAGAACTAATATTACTAAAAAAATCATTTGAGgaccaatttaaaaaatgagtaatCTTTTAGAGATGAATTTAACTATTAACCTTGATATGACCGTTATATGTTGGTTAAGAAAAactcaatatatatgttataGGTCGGCCATTAAAATCATAACAACAATCAAAACGTTATGATCTCTATACGTTACCACTATAATTCGGTAACAGATAACCTTGGATCATG
This region of Arachis hypogaea cultivar Tifrunner chromosome 8, arahy.Tifrunner.gnm2.J5K5, whole genome shotgun sequence genomic DNA includes:
- the LOC112705819 gene encoding uncharacterized protein isoform X7: MDTRRRMRLEPKKAQTGAHDDDHHHRAEMRESLAQGKGRASSKERKLALQQDVERLKKKLRDEENIHRALQRAFNRPLGALPRLPPYLPPNTLGLLAEVAVLEEEIARLEEQVMHFRQDLYQEAVYTSSSKMKMDHSSRLVKLKSPSPTITLPEDRQGKENQSCSNSHKNTKQFNSKTKTTKTPINTLPLHNKPWHRPKRQTVQQELRVNDQPMAEPTDHEESPNIISENILKCLSSILLRMSTVKYPDSTAGMLRDPKSRNCTKETWFQDPYGTCLEFGEMDIGPYKQFRAIEAESFSPKRTANSLFLQHRLKLLLRKLSSVNLENLNHQEKLAFWINIYNSCMMNAFNEHGLPESPETVVALMHKTTINVGGHLLSATTIEHCILRLPYHWKLTSKGAKNHEMTVRSIYGLELSEPLVTFALSCGTWSSPAVRVYTASQVENQLEAAKREYLQAAVGISTSKFAIPKLLDWYLLDFAKDLESLLDWICLQLPSEIGKEAIKFLENRKTEPLLQFVQIMPYEFSFRYLLCT
- the LOC112705819 gene encoding uncharacterized protein isoform X5; this translates as MDTRRRMRLEPKKAQTGAHDDDHHHRAEMRESLAQGKGRASSKERKLALQQDVERLKKKLRDEENIHRALQRAFNRPLGALPRLPPYLPPNTLGLLAEVAVLEEEIARLEEQVMHFRQDLYQEAVYTSSSKMKMDHSSRLVKLKSPSPTITLPEDRQGKENQSCSNSHKNTKQFNSKTKTTKTPINTLPLHNKPWHRPKRQTVQQELRVNDQPMAEPTDHEESPNIISENILKCLSSILLRMSTVKYPDSTAGMLRDPKSRNCTKETWFQDPYGTCLEFGEMDIGPYKQFRAIEAESFSPKRTANSLFLQHRLKLLLRKLSSVNLENLNHQEKLAFWINIYNSCMMNAFNEHGLPESPETVVALMHKTTINVGGHLLSATTIEHCILRLPYHWKLLNSKQTSKGAKNHEMTVRSIYGLELSEPLVTFALSCGTWSSPAVRVYTASQVENQLEAAKREYLQAAVGISTSKFAIPKLLDWYLLDFAKDLESLLDWICLQLPSEIGKEAIKFLENRKTEPLLQFVQIMPYEFSFRYLLCT
- the LOC112705819 gene encoding uncharacterized protein isoform X15, whose amino-acid sequence is MDTRRRMRLEPKKAQTGAHDDDHHHRVERLKKKLRDEENIHRALQRAFNRPLGALPRLPPYLPPNTLGLLAEVAVLEEEIARLEEQVMHFRQDLYQEAVYTSSSKMKMDHSSRLVKLKSPSPTITLPEDRQGKENQSCSNSHKNTKQFNSKTKTTKTPINTLPLHNKPWHRPKRQQELRVNDQPMAEPTDHEESPNIISENILKCLSSILLRMSTVKYPDSTAGMLRDPKSRNCTKETWFQDPYGTCLEFGEMDIGPYKQFRAIEAESFSPKRTANSLFLQHRLKLLLRKLSSVNLENLNHQEKLAFWINIYNSCMMNAFNEHGLPESPETVVALMHKTTINVGGHLLSATTIEHCILRLPYHWKLTSKGAKNHEMTVRSIYGLELSEPLVTFALSCGTWSSPAVRVYTASQVENQLEAAKREYLQAAVGISTSKFAIPKLLDWYLLDFAKDLESLLDWICLQLPSEIGKEAIKFLENRKTEPLLQFVQIMPYEFSFRYLLCT
- the LOC112705819 gene encoding uncharacterized protein isoform X16, whose protein sequence is MRESLAQGKGRASSKERKLALQQDVERLKKKLRDEENIHRALQRAFNRPLGALPRLPPYLPPNTLGLLAEVAVLEEEIARLEEQVMHFRQDLYQEAVYTSSSKMKMDHSSRLVKLKSPSPTITLPEDRQGKENQSCSNSHKNTKQFNSKTKTTKTPINTLPLHNKPWHRPKRQQELRVNDQPMAEPTDHEESPNIISENILKCLSSILLRMSTVKYPDSTAGMLRDPKSRNCTKETWFQDPYGTCLEFGEMDIGPYKQFRAIEAESFSPKRTANSLFLQHRLKLLLRKLSSVNLENLNHQEKLAFWINIYNSCMMNAFNEHGLPESPETVVALMHKTTINVGGHLLSATTIEHCILRLPYHWKLTSKGAKNHEMTVRSIYGLELSEPLVTFALSCGTWSSPAVRVYTASQVENQLEAAKREYLQAAVGISTSKFAIPKLLDWYLLDFAKDLESLLDWICLQLPSEIGKEAIKFLENRKTEPLLQFVQIMPYEFSFRYLLCT
- the LOC112705819 gene encoding uncharacterized protein isoform X13, giving the protein MRESLAQGKGRASSKERKLALQQDVERLKKKLRDEENIHRALQRAFNRPLGALPRLPPYLPPNTLGLLAEVAVLEEEIARLEEQVMHFRQDLYQEAVYTSSSKMKMDHSSRLVKLKSPSPTITLPEDRQGKENQSCSNSHKNTKQFNSKTKTTKTPINTLPLHNKPWHRPKRQQELRVNDQPMAEPTDHEESPNIISENILKCLSSILLRMSTVKYPDSTAGMLRDPKSRNCTKETWFQDPYGTCLEFGEMDIGPYKQFRAIEAESFSPKRTANSLFLQHRLKLLLRKLSSVNLENLNHQEKLAFWINIYNSCMMNAFNEHGLPESPETVVALMHKTTINVGGHLLSATTIEHCILRLPYHWKLLNSKQTSKGAKNHEMTVRSIYGLELSEPLVTFALSCGTWSSPAVRVYTASQVENQLEAAKREYLQAAVGISTSKFAIPKLLDWYLLDFAKDLESLLDWICLQLPSEIGKEAIKFLENRKTEPLLQFVQIMPYEFSFRYLLCT
- the LOC112705819 gene encoding uncharacterized protein isoform X14, translated to MRESLAQGKGRASSKERKLALQQDVERLKKKLRDEENIHRALQRAFNRPLGALPRLPPYLPPNTLGLLAEVAVLEEEIARLEEQVMHFRQDLYQEAVYTSSSKMKMDHSSRLVKLKSPSPTITLPEDRQGKENQSCSNSHKNTKQFNSKTKTTKTPINTLPLHNKPWHRPKRQTVQQELRVNDQPMAEPTDHEESPNIISENILKCLSSILLRMSTVKYPDSTAGMLRDPKSRNCTKETWFQDPYGTCLEFGEMDIGPYKQFRAIEAESFSPKRTANSLFLQHRLKLLLRKLSSVNLENLNHQEKLAFWINIYNSCMMNAFNEHGLPESPETVVALMHKTTINVGGHLLSATTIEHCILRLPYHWKLTSKGAKNHEMTVRSIYGLELSEPLVTFALSCGTWSSPAVRVYTASQVENQLEAAKREYLQAAVGISTSKFAIPKLLDWYLLDFAKDLESLLDWICLQLPSEIGKEAIKFLENRKTEPLLQFVQIMPYEFSFRYLLCT
- the LOC112705819 gene encoding uncharacterized protein isoform X8: MDTRRRMRLEPKKAQTGAHDDDHHHRAEMRESLAQGKGRASSKERKLALQQDVERLKKKLRDEENIHRALQRAFNRPLGALPRLPPYLPPNTLGLLAEVAVLEEEIARLEEQVMHFRQDLYQEAVYTSSSKMKMDHSSRLVKLKSPSPTITLPEDRQGKENQSCSNSHKNTKQFNSKTKTTKTPINTLPLHNKPWHRPKRQQELRVNDQPMAEPTDHEESPNIISENILKCLSSILLRMSTVKYPDSTAGMLRDPKSRNCTKETWFQDPYGTCLEFGEMDIGPYKQFRAIEAESFSPKRTANSLFLQHRLKLLLRKLSSVNLENLNHQEKLAFWINIYNSCMMNAFNEHGLPESPETVVALMHKTTINVGGHLLSATTIEHCILRLPYHWKLTSKGAKNHEMTVRSIYGLELSEPLVTFALSCGTWSSPAVRVYTASQVENQLEAAKREYLQAAVGISTSKFAIPKLLDWYLLDFAKDLESLLDWICLQLPSEIGKEAIKFLENRKTEPLLQFVQIMPYEFSFRYLLCT